A window of Phormidium ambiguum IAM M-71 contains these coding sequences:
- a CDS encoding FeoA family protein codes for MTLSELKPGNLAIVESVQLSRHGQGLAKRLEAMGIVPNRPIRVLRQAWFGGPLHIRVGSTTEIAIRRTEAKMVLIQTMEGTN; via the coding sequence ATGACTTTATCAGAACTAAAGCCGGGAAATTTAGCGATCGTGGAAAGCGTACAACTCAGCCGTCACGGTCAAGGATTAGCTAAACGCTTGGAAGCAATGGGAATTGTTCCTAACAGACCAATTCGAGTTTTAAGACAAGCTTGGTTTGGTGGGCCTTTGCACATTCGAGTCGGTTCTACTACTGAAATAGCGATTAGAAGAACTGAAGCGAAAATGGTATTAATTCAAACGATGGAAGGGACAAATTAA
- the feoB gene encoding ferrous iron transport protein B → MNCHSGATAVNTAKAVKRIALIGMPNTGKSTLFNRLTGATAFVGNWPGVTVDLLQAHININNETVEFVDLPGIYDLNGFSEDEKVVQHFLESFSIDLVVVILNAAQIDRQIRLALQVKALGLPAIIVLNMADEAKHYGVEIQVNELAKRLELPVFMMSAKYGRGYERAYRAICQQLAESVTNNQKACLCEEVNISIEEIENILTGAVQMPSQMAVNITQQIDRFLLHPILGLPLFFTGMFVVFWVVWNVGLPSQDIMDQITGWLQTNLIEPLVSPLPQLAQDFIVNGLWGGLATVASFVPLIVLFFMIMAVLEDSGYLSRSAYLMDAFMAKLGLDGRSFVMQMMGFGCNVPALMGTRVMRSKSLRLLTMLVIPFSLCAARLQVFVFIIAAVFPSGNGALVLFSLYLLSFVAAIVTAALFQGLFKNEEPFVLELPPYRVPTLKHVFFRGWGEVKEFLTRASGFITLGCVAVWVVTNLPPGATGLDTIGGQIGQFLSPIMEPIGINPYLTLALLFGVIAKEVVVGSLAVIYGLGADAVTNQIAGTVTFIQAYSFCIFCLLYTPCLTTTVTLFNEAKTWKFTVFALAYSLGFAWLASFIFYQSALALGWK, encoded by the coding sequence ATGAATTGCCATTCAGGTGCTACTGCTGTAAACACCGCTAAAGCAGTAAAAAGAATTGCTCTGATTGGAATGCCAAATACCGGAAAATCAACGTTATTTAATCGGTTGACAGGTGCAACGGCTTTTGTGGGAAATTGGCCGGGAGTGACGGTAGATTTATTACAAGCTCATATCAATATTAATAATGAAACTGTAGAGTTTGTAGATTTACCAGGAATTTACGATTTAAACGGTTTTTCTGAAGATGAAAAAGTAGTACAGCACTTTTTAGAAAGCTTTAGTATTGATTTAGTTGTTGTCATTTTAAATGCTGCCCAAATTGATAGACAAATTCGTTTAGCTTTGCAAGTTAAAGCTTTAGGTTTGCCAGCAATTATCGTTCTCAATATGGCAGATGAAGCCAAGCATTATGGTGTGGAAATTCAGGTAAATGAGTTAGCGAAACGCTTAGAATTACCTGTTTTTATGATGAGTGCTAAATATGGTAGAGGATACGAACGGGCGTATCGAGCAATTTGTCAACAATTAGCAGAAAGCGTTACTAATAATCAGAAAGCTTGCTTATGTGAAGAGGTGAATATTTCTATTGAAGAGATAGAAAATATTCTCACAGGTGCGGTACAAATGCCTTCGCAAATGGCAGTTAATATTACTCAGCAGATCGATCGCTTTCTACTCCATCCAATCTTAGGTTTACCTTTATTCTTTACGGGAATGTTCGTGGTGTTTTGGGTAGTCTGGAATGTCGGATTACCTTCCCAAGACATCATGGATCAAATCACAGGTTGGTTACAAACTAATCTGATTGAACCATTAGTTAGTCCCTTACCGCAATTAGCCCAAGATTTTATTGTTAATGGACTTTGGGGCGGATTAGCAACTGTCGCTTCTTTTGTACCATTAATTGTGTTGTTTTTCATGATAATGGCAGTTTTAGAAGATAGCGGTTATTTATCTCGTTCTGCCTATTTAATGGATGCTTTCATGGCAAAATTAGGGCTTGATGGTCGCAGTTTCGTCATGCAAATGATGGGATTTGGCTGCAATGTTCCGGCTTTAATGGGAACTAGAGTCATGCGTTCTAAATCGCTGCGACTATTAACAATGTTAGTCATTCCCTTTTCTTTATGTGCGGCAAGATTGCAAGTTTTTGTATTTATTATTGCGGCAGTTTTTCCATCTGGAAACGGTGCGTTAGTATTATTTTCTTTGTATCTCCTTAGTTTTGTCGCTGCCATAGTTACCGCTGCACTTTTCCAAGGATTATTTAAAAATGAAGAACCTTTTGTATTAGAATTACCTCCTTACCGAGTTCCCACTTTAAAGCACGTCTTCTTCAGAGGTTGGGGAGAAGTAAAAGAGTTTTTGACGAGAGCTTCTGGTTTCATTACTTTAGGTTGTGTTGCTGTTTGGGTAGTAACTAATTTACCTCCAGGCGCAACAGGTTTAGATACAATTGGTGGACAAATTGGGCAATTTTTAAGTCCAATTATGGAACCAATTGGCATTAACCCCTACTTAACTTTAGCGTTGTTATTTGGCGTGATTGCTAAAGAAGTTGTGGTGGGTTCTTTGGCAGTAATTTACGGATTAGGTGCGGATGCAGTGACTAACCAAATTGCGGGAACAGTCACCTTTATTCAAGCATATAGTTTCTGTATTTTCTGTTTACTTTACACTCCCTGCTTAACCACAACAGTGACATTATTTAATGAAGCTAAAACTTGGAAATTCACTGTATTTGCTCTAGCTTATTCCTTGGGTTTTGCTTGGCTTGCTAGTTTTATTTTTTACCAAAGTGCTTTAGCTTTGGGCTGGAAGTAG
- the dnaK gene encoding molecular chaperone DnaK → MAKVVGIDLGTTNSCVAVMEGGKPTVIANAEGFRTTPSVVAYAKNGDRLVGQIAKRQAVMNPENTFYSVKRFIGRKFEEITHEATEVSYKVLRDGNGNVKLDSPAQSKQFAPEEISAQVLRKLVDDASKYLGETVTQAVITVPAYFNDSQRQATKDAGKIAGIEVLRIINEPTAASLAYGLDKKANETILVFDLGGGTFDVSILEIGDGVFEVLATSGDTHLGGDDFDKKIVDYLAESFRKDEGIDLRKDKQALQRLTEAAEKAKIELSSVTQAEINLPFITATQEGPKHLEMTLTRAKFEELCSDLIDRCRIPVENAIRDAKIDKSAIDEVVLVGGSTRIPAVQEVVKRLLGKDPNQSVNPDEVVAVGAAIQAGVLSGDAGASGILLLDVTPLSLGVETLGGVMTKIITRNTTIPTKKSEVFSTAVDGQTNVEIHVLQGEREMSNDNKSLGTFRLDGIPPAPRGVPQIEVIFDIDANGILNVTAKDKGTGKAQSISITGASTLPKDEVDKMVKQAEQNASADKERREKIDRKNQADSLAYQAEKQLAELGDKVPAADKSKLEGLIKDLKDAVAKEDDEQIKKLMPEVQQTLYSIGSNIYQQAGGAAPGGDGTGAAPGGDGSTTGTSGGGDDVIDAEFSETK, encoded by the coding sequence ATGGCAAAAGTTGTTGGAATTGACTTAGGTACGACTAACTCCTGTGTGGCTGTAATGGAAGGTGGTAAACCCACAGTCATCGCCAACGCAGAGGGTTTTCGGACTACACCTTCAGTTGTAGCTTATGCTAAAAATGGCGATCGCTTAGTTGGACAAATCGCCAAACGCCAAGCGGTAATGAACCCAGAAAATACCTTCTATTCCGTAAAGCGTTTTATTGGACGTAAATTTGAAGAAATTACTCACGAAGCTACAGAAGTTTCTTATAAAGTCCTGCGCGATGGCAACGGAAACGTTAAATTAGATAGTCCTGCACAAAGCAAACAATTCGCACCCGAAGAAATCTCCGCACAAGTTCTTCGCAAGCTGGTAGATGACGCAAGCAAATATCTGGGTGAAACAGTTACTCAAGCAGTAATTACCGTACCTGCTTACTTTAACGACTCCCAACGTCAAGCAACTAAAGACGCGGGTAAGATTGCAGGGATTGAAGTTCTGCGGATCATTAACGAACCTACAGCTGCATCCTTAGCTTATGGTTTGGATAAGAAAGCTAACGAAACCATTCTGGTATTTGACTTAGGTGGTGGTACTTTCGACGTTTCCATCCTAGAAATTGGTGATGGTGTGTTTGAAGTGTTGGCGACTTCTGGTGATACTCACCTGGGTGGTGACGACTTCGACAAGAAAATCGTTGATTACTTGGCGGAAAGTTTCAGAAAAGACGAAGGTATCGATCTTCGCAAAGACAAACAAGCTTTGCAACGTCTGACAGAAGCAGCAGAAAAGGCGAAAATTGAATTGTCCAGCGTGACTCAAGCGGAAATCAACTTGCCTTTCATCACAGCGACTCAAGAAGGCCCGAAACACTTAGAAATGACACTGACACGGGCGAAATTTGAGGAACTTTGCTCTGATTTGATCGATCGCTGCCGCATTCCGGTAGAAAATGCGATCCGCGATGCGAAGATTGACAAATCTGCGATCGATGAAGTAGTGCTAGTTGGTGGCTCTACCCGTATCCCCGCCGTGCAAGAAGTGGTAAAACGCTTGTTGGGTAAAGATCCTAACCAAAGCGTTAACCCCGATGAAGTGGTAGCAGTTGGTGCAGCGATTCAAGCTGGTGTACTTTCTGGCGATGCTGGTGCTTCCGGTATCCTGTTGTTAGACGTAACTCCGCTGTCTCTGGGTGTGGAAACTCTTGGTGGTGTAATGACCAAGATTATCACTCGCAACACAACCATTCCTACCAAAAAATCGGAAGTGTTCTCGACTGCGGTTGATGGACAAACTAACGTAGAAATTCACGTTCTCCAAGGGGAACGGGAAATGTCCAACGACAACAAGAGTCTGGGTACTTTCCGTTTAGATGGTATTCCTCCAGCGCCTCGTGGCGTTCCCCAAATCGAAGTTATTTTCGACATCGATGCTAACGGTATCCTGAACGTAACTGCGAAGGATAAAGGTACTGGTAAAGCTCAATCGATCAGCATTACTGGCGCTTCTACTTTGCCGAAAGATGAAGTAGACAAGATGGTGAAACAAGCGGAACAAAATGCTTCTGCTGATAAGGAACGTCGTGAAAAGATCGATCGCAAAAACCAAGCTGATTCTTTAGCATACCAAGCTGAAAAACAACTTGCAGAATTGGGTGACAAAGTACCCGCTGCTGACAAGTCTAAACTCGAAGGTTTAATCAAAGACTTGAAGGATGCAGTTGCTAAAGAAGACGACGAACAAATCAAGAAATTGATGCCAGAAGTACAACAAACCCTGTACAGCATCGGTAGCAATATCTATCAGCAAGCTGGTGGTGCTGCTCCTGGTGGCGACGGTACTGGCGCTGCTCCTGGTGGCGATGGTTCTACTACTGGAACTTCCGGTGGTGGCGATGATGTAATTGACGCTGAATTTTCGGAAACTAAGTAA
- a CDS encoding GNAT family N-acetyltransferase: MRQIKGLSFVEVQPKNIREIVEIHNSNVRGQNVSPHSGFLLAKTTEVEIQQNLNQGTNKYFVAVNLSGEVLGFLALAKPKISNDFLNQIIWQDDSCKDKILSVRHIYIKVVAIKLDYQSRGIGQFMYESLYEKFPNSFISAFIVSKPLCNERSLKFHEKQGFQQVGIWQQKQFLDLYNYESVLMFKEI; encoded by the coding sequence ATGCGCCAAATTAAAGGCTTAAGTTTTGTCGAAGTACAACCGAAAAACATCAGAGAAATCGTTGAAATTCATAATTCTAATGTTCGAGGTCAGAATGTCTCGCCTCATTCTGGGTTCCTTTTAGCTAAAACCACAGAAGTGGAGATTCAGCAAAACTTAAATCAGGGAACTAATAAGTATTTTGTTGCTGTTAATTTGAGCGGGGAGGTTTTGGGATTTTTGGCTTTGGCGAAACCGAAAATCAGCAATGATTTTTTAAATCAGATTATTTGGCAAGACGATTCTTGTAAAGATAAAATTCTCAGTGTCAGGCATATTTATATTAAAGTGGTAGCAATCAAGCTGGATTATCAGAGCAGAGGGATTGGCCAGTTTATGTATGAATCACTTTATGAAAAGTTTCCTAATTCATTTATTTCGGCTTTTATTGTTAGTAAACCTTTGTGTAATGAGCGATCGCTAAAATTTCACGAAAAACAAGGTTTTCAGCAAGTGGGAATTTGGCAACAAAAACAATTTTTAGATTTATACAATTATGAAAGTGTTTTAATGTTCAAAGAAATATAA
- a CDS encoding type II toxin-antitoxin system VapC family toxin, with the protein MEFLLDTHAFLWYLLGSPNLGSKAKEVIDTKTGLYFSTASLWEISIKINLGKLQLNRSFQDLRKELQYINAQLLPITFEDTENYISLPLHHRDPFDRILVVQAINNSLVLISRDTAFDAYSIQRLWS; encoded by the coding sequence ATGGAATTCCTTTTAGATACTCATGCCTTCCTGTGGTATTTGCTTGGGAGTCCTAATCTGGGTAGTAAAGCCAAAGAAGTAATTGATACTAAAACAGGTTTATATTTTAGTACAGCTAGCCTTTGGGAAATCTCTATTAAAATTAATTTGGGGAAGTTGCAATTGAATCGGTCATTTCAAGACTTGAGAAAAGAATTGCAATATATTAACGCTCAACTATTACCAATTACGTTTGAAGATACGGAAAATTATATAAGTTTGCCATTGCATCATCGAGATCCGTTCGATCGCATTTTGGTAGTACAAGCAATAAATAATTCTCTGGTTTTAATTAGTCGAGATACGGCTTTTGATGCTTATTCAATTCAGCGATTGTGGTCATAA
- a CDS encoding DUF2281 domain-containing protein has product MIQPIILEKLEELPELLQTEVLHYIEFLIEKYAKTESSQEQIEKLHGYGSWADQIVMSEDFDAPLEDLKEYM; this is encoded by the coding sequence ATGATTCAGCCAATCATTTTAGAAAAATTAGAAGAACTCCCTGAACTTCTTCAGACAGAAGTGCTACATTATATTGAGTTTTTGATTGAGAAATACGCAAAAACTGAATCGTCTCAAGAACAAATTGAAAAATTACATGGTTATGGCAGTTGGGCCGATCAAATTGTTATGTCTGAAGATTTTGATGCCCCGCTAGAAGATCTAAAGGAATATATGTAA
- a CDS encoding pyruvate kinase, with protein MPTLIATPTNLKNSDLSDPHHLLNALQDLRQSVYQEGQEIFQRWRPLIKRKFFLLSALNLAYYLALRHHDLRSLQTALVPWGLSSLGRSESRVLPNLDAVITTLGELVNADPSSLPGRRPLRAFFRGDRLLQKEVEAVFGKTSANRQGRIMVTLPNQAAEDFSLVLKLVECGSDCFRINCAHDNAEVWQAIIKNVRLASEKTGKNCKIFMDLAGPKPRTLEVVSPDVNSRMFVGDRILLTRNSPQTTDPTIPFRASCSFPEILDQLHENDPIWIDDGHVGTKVISLTPEGVLLEVTHTRPKGEKLRPEKGLNFPDTVINLCPLTEKDFQDLYFVALHADIIGYSFVQTAADVALLQSEIQKRLENSPKNIAIVAKIETKEAIHNLPEIIVQAAGKQPLGVMIARGDLAVEIGYQRLAEMQEEILWLCQSAHIPVIWATQVLENLAKTGIPSRAEITDAAMGERAECVMLNKGPFINETVTILDDVLRRMEAHQLKKTPQLRALHSW; from the coding sequence ATGCCGACTTTAATTGCAACTCCTACCAACCTGAAGAATTCTGATTTATCAGATCCGCATCATCTACTAAACGCATTACAAGATTTGCGCCAAAGTGTTTACCAAGAAGGACAGGAAATTTTTCAACGCTGGCGACCTTTAATTAAGAGAAAGTTTTTCTTATTAAGTGCGTTGAATTTAGCTTATTATTTAGCACTACGACATCACGATTTACGATCGTTACAAACCGCACTTGTACCTTGGGGATTATCATCTTTAGGTCGCAGTGAATCGAGAGTTTTACCGAATTTAGATGCCGTAATTACTACTTTAGGGGAACTGGTTAATGCTGACCCTAGCAGTTTACCAGGTCGTCGTCCTTTGCGAGCTTTTTTCCGGGGCGATCGACTTTTGCAAAAAGAAGTAGAAGCAGTTTTTGGTAAAACGTCTGCGAACCGTCAAGGTAGAATCATGGTGACACTACCCAATCAAGCAGCAGAAGATTTTTCCCTAGTTTTAAAATTAGTAGAATGTGGTTCTGATTGCTTCCGAATTAACTGTGCTCATGACAATGCTGAAGTTTGGCAAGCAATTATTAAAAATGTCCGGCTTGCCTCCGAAAAAACGGGAAAAAACTGTAAAATATTTATGGATTTAGCAGGGCCAAAACCTCGTACTTTAGAAGTAGTTTCGCCTGACGTAAATAGTCGGATGTTCGTTGGCGATCGCATACTTTTAACCCGCAACTCCCCCCAAACAACAGACCCCACAATTCCCTTCCGTGCTAGTTGTAGTTTCCCCGAAATATTAGACCAACTTCACGAAAACGATCCCATTTGGATCGATGATGGTCATGTAGGCACAAAAGTAATTTCTCTTACCCCCGAAGGCGTACTTTTAGAAGTAACACACACCCGTCCCAAAGGCGAAAAACTCCGCCCAGAAAAAGGATTAAATTTCCCAGACACAGTTATTAACCTCTGTCCATTAACCGAAAAAGATTTTCAAGATTTATATTTTGTCGCCCTTCATGCTGACATCATTGGTTATTCTTTTGTGCAAACAGCAGCAGACGTGGCATTATTACAAAGCGAAATTCAAAAACGTCTAGAAAATTCACCAAAAAACATTGCCATTGTTGCCAAAATTGAAACCAAAGAAGCCATTCATAACCTCCCAGAAATCATAGTACAAGCAGCAGGAAAACAACCATTAGGAGTAATGATTGCTAGAGGAGATTTAGCCGTAGAAATTGGTTATCAAAGATTAGCCGAAATGCAAGAAGAAATACTTTGGTTATGTCAATCCGCCCACATTCCCGTAATTTGGGCAACCCAAGTATTAGAAAATCTCGCCAAAACAGGCATCCCTTCCCGCGCTGAAATTACTGATGCCGCAATGGGAGAAAGAGCCGAATGTGTGATGTTAAATAAAGGGCCATTTATTAACGAAACAGTAACAATTTTAGATGATGTTTTGCGCCGCATGGAAGCCCATCAATTGAAAAAAACTCCCCAATTAAGAGCTTTACATTCTTGGTAG
- the dusB gene encoding tRNA dihydrouridine synthase DusB has translation MLSLSPSLQQRLSTPLKIGTFEVKSRVLQSPLSGVTDLVFRRLVRRYAPDSMMYTEMVNATGLHYVKQLPQIMEVDPGERPISIQLFDCRPDFLAEAAIKAVEEGADTVDINMGCPVNKITKNGGGSSLLRQPEVAEAIVREVVKAVNVPVTVKTRIGWSDKEIIILEFAKRMEDAGAQMITVHGRTRAQGYTGPAKWEWIRKVKEVLSIPVIGNGDIFSVEAAVRCLEETGADGVMCSRGTLGYPFLVGEVDYFLKTGKVKEPPTAIERLECAKDHLQALWEYKGERGIRQARKHMTWYAKGFPNASELRGQLSVIESLDQGLEVIDKAIDYLQTLGDAANWQLTENDSQLVAI, from the coding sequence ATGTTATCTCTATCTCCCAGTCTCCAACAAAGACTTTCCACACCTTTAAAAATTGGCACTTTTGAAGTTAAAAGTCGGGTTCTACAATCACCCTTATCTGGTGTTACCGATCTGGTATTTCGGCGGTTAGTGCGTCGTTATGCGCCAGATTCAATGATGTACACCGAAATGGTTAACGCCACAGGTTTACATTATGTGAAACAATTACCGCAAATTATGGAGGTAGATCCAGGCGAACGACCTATTAGTATTCAATTATTTGATTGTCGCCCTGATTTTTTAGCTGAAGCAGCTATTAAAGCAGTGGAAGAAGGGGCGGATACGGTTGATATTAATATGGGTTGTCCGGTTAATAAAATCACTAAAAATGGTGGCGGTTCTTCTTTATTAAGACAACCAGAAGTGGCAGAAGCAATTGTGCGAGAAGTTGTGAAAGCGGTGAATGTTCCAGTAACAGTTAAAACTCGCATTGGTTGGTCTGATAAAGAGATAATTATTTTAGAATTTGCGAAACGGATGGAAGATGCTGGGGCGCAAATGATTACTGTTCATGGAAGGACTCGTGCCCAAGGTTATACAGGTCCGGCAAAATGGGAATGGATACGCAAAGTTAAGGAAGTTTTGTCTATTCCGGTAATTGGAAATGGGGATATTTTTTCTGTGGAAGCGGCGGTTCGTTGCTTGGAAGAAACGGGCGCAGATGGGGTAATGTGTTCTAGAGGAACGCTAGGTTATCCGTTTTTAGTTGGGGAAGTTGACTACTTTTTGAAAACGGGAAAAGTGAAGGAACCGCCAACAGCAATTGAAAGGTTAGAATGTGCGAAAGATCATTTACAAGCGCTGTGGGAATATAAGGGAGAAAGGGGAATTCGCCAAGCTAGAAAACACATGACTTGGTATGCTAAAGGTTTCCCCAATGCTTCGGAATTACGCGGACAATTGAGTGTGATTGAAAGTTTAGACCAGGGTTTAGAGGTGATAGATAAAGCGATCGACTATTTGCAAACCCTTGGTGATGCGGCTAATTGGCAATTAACAGAAAATGATTCGCAGCTAGTAGCAATTTAA
- the recN gene encoding DNA repair protein RecN, whose translation MLLGLRIENFALIDRLELAFGSGLNVLTGETGAGKSIILDAIDAALGGKVTSRSIRTGTKRALVEATFQLSSDVAQWLNQEEIDLLDDDSVVCSREMSTSQEGILRSSRSRINGVLVNRQQMEQLRSRLVEITAQGQTVQIGQTAIQREYLDSFGGLSLLEQRQKVNAAFQECSQAFSALENRRQSEQMRLQKLDLLEFQLQELSAAKLDDPDELESLEQERSRLSHVVELQKQSYRVYQALYQNDADAQAAADILGEAEATLIDMVNYDSGLQPILDMVNAALAQVAEAGRQINNYGAALEADPERLETVERRIRQLKQICRKYGPSLADAIAYQQGVEGELQELKGGGQSLETLEKIYQEKRAILQEYCHILTELRLAAARKLEERLIAQLKPLAMEKVKFQVEITPITPTANGGDKVTFLFSPNPGEPLHPLTETASGGEMSRFLLAFKTCFSIGSVGTLVFDEIDVGVSGRVAAAIAQKLHQISQYHQVLCVTHQPLVAAMADRHFRVDKQVIDTPNGEKNAQASDIRTVVRVSCLDSHSTRSHELAQLAGGDSATEAIAFAESLIAEADLKRKDKSSRSNI comes from the coding sequence ATGTTATTAGGATTGCGGATTGAAAATTTTGCTCTGATCGATCGTCTGGAACTGGCTTTTGGTTCTGGTTTAAATGTGTTGACTGGGGAGACTGGGGCGGGAAAGTCTATTATTCTGGATGCGATTGATGCGGCTTTGGGGGGTAAGGTTACTAGTCGATCGATTCGGACTGGAACAAAACGGGCTTTGGTGGAGGCGACTTTTCAGTTGAGTTCTGATGTCGCTCAGTGGTTGAATCAGGAAGAAATCGATTTGTTGGATGATGATTCTGTGGTTTGTAGTCGTGAGATGTCTACTAGTCAGGAGGGTATCTTACGCAGCAGTCGATCGCGGATTAATGGGGTATTAGTAAATAGACAACAGATGGAACAGTTGCGATCGCGTTTGGTCGAAATTACTGCTCAAGGTCAAACGGTTCAAATTGGACAAACCGCTATTCAAAGGGAGTATTTAGATAGTTTCGGTGGTCTGAGTTTACTCGAACAACGTCAAAAGGTAAATGCGGCTTTTCAAGAGTGTTCTCAAGCTTTTTCGGCTTTAGAAAATCGTCGCCAATCAGAACAAATGCGGTTACAAAAGTTGGATTTGTTGGAGTTTCAATTGCAGGAATTAAGTGCGGCTAAACTTGACGATCCTGATGAATTGGAATCTTTAGAACAAGAACGTAGCCGATTGTCTCATGTTGTGGAATTACAAAAGCAAAGTTACCGGGTTTATCAAGCTTTGTACCAAAATGATGCGGATGCCCAAGCTGCTGCTGATATTTTGGGGGAGGCTGAGGCGACTTTGATTGATATGGTGAATTATGATTCTGGTTTACAACCAATTTTAGATATGGTTAATGCGGCTTTGGCTCAAGTGGCGGAAGCTGGGAGACAAATTAATAATTATGGTGCGGCTTTGGAGGCCGATCCTGAGAGGTTGGAAACTGTGGAACGACGGATTCGGCAATTAAAACAAATTTGCCGGAAGTATGGGCCGAGTTTGGCGGATGCGATCGCTTATCAACAAGGTGTGGAAGGTGAATTACAAGAACTGAAAGGTGGCGGTCAGTCTTTAGAAACTTTAGAAAAAATTTATCAGGAAAAAAGGGCGATCCTGCAAGAATATTGTCATATATTAACAGAATTAAGGCTAGCGGCAGCGAGAAAATTAGAGGAGCGTTTAATTGCTCAATTAAAGCCTTTAGCAATGGAAAAAGTGAAGTTTCAGGTAGAAATTACGCCGATTACTCCTACTGCTAATGGTGGAGATAAAGTGACGTTTCTGTTTAGTCCTAATCCTGGTGAACCTTTGCATCCGTTAACAGAAACGGCTTCTGGGGGTGAGATGAGTCGGTTTCTTTTGGCTTTTAAAACCTGTTTTTCGATCGGTTCTGTGGGAACACTAGTATTTGATGAAATAGATGTGGGTGTTTCTGGAAGAGTGGCGGCAGCGATCGCCCAAAAACTCCATCAAATCTCACAATATCATCAGGTTTTATGCGTAACTCACCAACCTTTAGTTGCGGCGATGGCCGATCGACATTTCCGCGTCGATAAACAAGTGATTGATACTCCAAATGGTGAGAAAAATGCCCAAGCTTCCGATATTCGGACTGTGGTGCGGGTGAGTTGTTTAGATAGTCATTCTACTCGCTCTCACGAATTAGCTCAATTAGCTGGGGGTGATTCGGCTACGGAAGCGATCGCTTTTGCGGAATCCTTAATTGCAGAAGCAGACCTAAAAAGAAAAGACAAAAGCAGTCGTTCCAACATATAA